One window from the genome of Microbulbifer sp. ALW1 encodes:
- a CDS encoding 50S ribosomal protein L25/general stress protein Ctc, which translates to MSEFKLNASVRSDEGKGASRRLRRLEAKVPAIIYGGEVEPQSISLLQKDMFKALENEAVYSSVLTLSVDGKEETVILRDLQRHPAKAILLHADFQRVSADTKVHVKVPLHFLNEETCKGVKAGGIVSHTLNELDITAPASKLPEFIEVDLADLEMDGTVHISDIKLPAGVESVDLAHGEDHDLVVASVHKPRGAVEAEAAEGEESGEE; encoded by the coding sequence ATGTCTGAATTTAAATTGAATGCCAGCGTCCGCAGCGACGAAGGGAAAGGTGCGAGCCGCCGCCTGCGTCGCCTGGAAGCAAAAGTTCCTGCCATCATCTACGGTGGCGAAGTTGAGCCGCAGTCCATCTCCCTGCTGCAGAAAGACATGTTCAAGGCACTGGAAAACGAAGCGGTTTACTCTTCCGTTCTGACCCTGAGCGTTGACGGCAAAGAAGAGACCGTGATCCTGCGCGATCTGCAGCGTCACCCGGCTAAAGCCATCCTGCTGCACGCTGACTTCCAGCGCGTTTCTGCAGACACCAAAGTTCACGTGAAAGTGCCCCTGCACTTCCTGAACGAAGAAACCTGCAAAGGCGTTAAGGCCGGCGGTATCGTTTCTCACACCCTGAACGAGCTGGACATCACTGCCCCGGCTTCCAAGCTGCCTGAGTTCATCGAAGTGGACCTGGCTGACCTGGAAATGGACGGCACTGTACACATCTCCGACATCAAACTGCCGGCTGGCGTTGAGTCTGTAGATCTGGCCCACGGCGAAGATCACGACCTGGTTGTAGCTTCTGTTCACAAGCCGCGTGGCGCTGTTGAAGCTGAAGCTGCCGAAGGCGAAGAGTCCGGCGAAGAATAA
- a CDS encoding ribose-phosphate pyrophosphokinase: MVFTGNANPELAQKIVDHMAIPLGEAVVKRFSDGEIAVEITDNVRGRDVFVVQSTCQPTNRNIMELILLVDALRRASAGRITAVVPYFGYARQDRRVRSQRVPISAKVVADMMVSVGIDRVLTVDLHAEQIQGFFDVPVDNVYGSSVLLDDIERQNYEDLVVVSPDIGGVVRARAVAKSLDCDLAIIDKRRPAANVAEVMNIIGEVSGRTCLLVDDMVDTAGTLCNAASALKEHGATKVVAYCTHPVLSGKAIENLNNSVMDELVVTDSIPLGDKMKLAPKIRQLTLSAMLAESMRRISNEESLSAMFR, translated from the coding sequence ATGGTCTTCACCGGCAACGCAAACCCGGAACTGGCACAAAAGATTGTTGACCATATGGCGATACCGCTGGGAGAGGCGGTGGTTAAGCGCTTTTCCGATGGTGAGATCGCGGTCGAAATTACCGATAACGTACGCGGACGCGACGTTTTCGTGGTGCAGTCCACCTGCCAGCCTACCAACCGCAACATCATGGAGCTGATCCTGCTGGTGGATGCCCTGCGCCGCGCCTCTGCGGGCCGTATCACTGCGGTAGTCCCCTACTTCGGCTACGCGCGCCAGGATCGCCGCGTCCGCTCCCAGCGGGTACCGATTTCCGCCAAAGTTGTCGCCGACATGATGGTCAGCGTGGGTATCGACCGGGTTCTGACCGTCGACCTGCACGCAGAGCAAATCCAGGGCTTCTTTGATGTGCCTGTGGATAACGTTTACGGCTCTTCTGTCCTGCTGGACGATATCGAGCGTCAGAATTACGAAGACCTGGTGGTTGTATCCCCGGATATCGGCGGTGTAGTGCGCGCCCGCGCAGTGGCAAAGAGCCTGGATTGCGATCTGGCGATCATCGATAAGCGCCGTCCGGCGGCCAACGTGGCCGAAGTAATGAACATCATCGGTGAAGTCAGTGGCCGCACCTGCCTGCTGGTGGACGATATGGTGGATACCGCGGGCACCCTGTGCAACGCCGCCAGCGCCCTGAAAGAGCATGGCGCCACCAAGGTAGTCGCCTACTGTACCCACCCGGTACTGTCCGGTAAGGCGATCGAAAACCTGAACAACTCCGTGATGGATGAACTGGTAGTCACCGACTCCATCCCGCTGGGCGACAAAATGAAGCTGGCCCCCAAGATCCGCCAGCTGACCCTTTCCGCGATGCTGGCCGAATCCATGCGCCGCATCAGCAACGAAGAGTCGCTCTCCGCGATGTTCCGCTAG